In one Dermacentor albipictus isolate Rhodes 1998 colony chromosome 4, USDA_Dalb.pri_finalv2, whole genome shotgun sequence genomic region, the following are encoded:
- the LOC135899990 gene encoding neprilysin-1-like isoform X6, whose translation MSRSSRPSSVKPDSAFGPVTSKKSTSHDKTAKIVKTPQQAEAVREIAAKTIEKAGKPLRTRTPSMHHLKLKSTYDNEVNKQTIKILQGSTTAGVEHDWQLVQAEPKHSTVRLWIAAAVLVAVVVTCASVYLLFFRKHLMPYVQCKSKPCLDHAERLLASIDTSVNPCHDFYAFTCGRWQSSSPHKSVQDVMNEKATQEEIEEVSTDLWNVGKPSRLYQKCLNPEPSDIAANIVALEEIMANLFLTWPMENPQPTDSHPLDVMVELAFKWDINFIFSMEAARTSAIGGILVFRRVYSSAAWVDRFEKSMSAEQYKDIVKAHLNYLSANMTNANCTLLQLLENSFIEARLHKAHTGPKWFIMDKIDLETQSFKPGIWLQYLELHSEDMGYKWSSHDSVLLEDADILSDVEKLFKKHTHVELLTGIAWMFIQSHLWAVVGKPKLMFESDVEKKCKYACLEYVNLRLGISLSAEHLNQRYPTKEARHEISSFLLSVKSEFITLMKNSSWIDVLSKHTAEQKITSMNLNLLPAEQFFDPAKRLLLYQHFPLMNDSGFFGSWLQASRIYQKLHSHEHFRDVYKKRRTFLYEPYSYSYLLNDISAGTVALEPPMFYKGGPYMINYAGAATRVAREIAKSFDPQGVHVDNHGDTVTWWGMQHSAEYRSRATCDLGEGAPATMGVFPVIPAIEASYAAYKRVLSKLWDLEGKRTDLRISGLERYDDDMLFFLTYCYALCSKKGDTMGKAECNVPLKHFDQFGEAFRCSQGSPMRAAEKCTFFSS comes from the exons ATGTCTCGTTCATCCAGACCCAGCAGTGTGAAGCCGGACTCAGCATTCGGCCCAGTGACTTCCAAGAAGTCCACCTCTCATGACAAGACGGCCAAGATAGTGAAGACCCCGCAACAGGCCGAAGCAGTGCGCGAGATTGCCGCGAAG ACGATCGAGAAAGCGGGCAAGCCCCTTCGCACTCGAACACCATCCATGCATCACTTGAAGCTGAAATCCACATATGACAACGAGGTGAACAAACAAACTATAAAAATC CTCCAAGGGAGCACTACGGCTGGAGTCGAGCATGACTGGCAGCTGGTCCAGGCAGAACCGAAGCACAGTACAGTGCGGCTGTGGATAGCAGCCGCCGTGTTAGTGGCCGTGGTGGTGACTTGTGCCTCCGTCTACTTGCTGTTCTTCAGAAAGCACCTGATGCCATACGTACAGTGCAAGTCAAAGCCCTGCCTCGATCACGCCGAGAGACTTCTCGCGTCGATAGACACCAGCGTGAATCCCTGCCACGACTTTTACGCATTCACCTGTGGCCGTTGGCAGAGCTCTTCTCCCCACAAATCAGTTCAAGACGTCATGAACGAAAAGGCAACACAAGAAGAGATCGAGGAGGTAAGCACTGATCTATGGAATGTTGGGAAACCCAGCCgtctctaccagaaatgtttgaATCCAGAGCCAAGCGACATCGCAGCCAACATTGTTGCGCTCGAAGAGATCATGGCAAACTTGTTTCTGACATGGCCTATGGAAAACCCTCAGCCTACGGACTCGCATCCTTTAGACGTGATGGTTGAACTGGCCTTTAAGTGGGACATCAACTTTATATTCAGTATGGAAGCCGCACGCACGAGTGCCATCGGCGGCATCTTGGTTTTTCGGAGGGTGTACAGTAGCGCCGCTTGGGTTGATCGCTTCGAGAAGTCTATGAGCGCAGAGCAGTACAAGGACATTGTCAAGGCGCACTTGAATTACCTCAGTGCTAATATGACTAATGCAAATTGCACACTCCTGCAGTTGTTAGAAAATTCATTCATTGAAGCTAGACTCCACAAAGCACACACAGGGCCAAAGTGGTTCATTATGGACAAGATTGATCTCGAGACACAGTCATTCAAACCGGGAATTTGGTTACAATATCTCGAACTTCACTCTGAAGACATGGGCTACAAGTGGTCTTCCCATGACTCGGTACTACTAGAAGACGCTGATATACTGTCAGATGTTGAGAAATTGTTTAAGAAGCACACTCACGTGGAGCTTCTAACTGGCATTGCCTGGATGTTCATACAGTCGCACCTGTGGGCTGTCGTTGGGAAACCGAAATTGATGTTCGAAAGTGACGTAGAAAAGAAGTGTAAGTACGCCTGTCTGGAATACGTAAATTTACGCTTAGGGATTAGCTTATCTGCTGAGCATTTGAATCAGCGCTACCCGACGAAAGAAGCCCGCCACGAGATATCGAGCTTCCTGCTCAGCGTTAAGAGCGAGTTCATAACGCTGATGAAAAACAGCTCGTGGATAGACGTGCTGAGCAAGCATACAGCCGAACAAAAGATAACTTCGATGAATCTGAATTTATTACCAGCTGAGCAATTTTTTGATCCTGCAAAGCGCCTTCTTCTTTACCAGCACTTCCCGTTAATGAATGATTCGGGTTTCTTTGGGAGCTGGCTGCAGGCTTCTAGGATTTACCAGAAACTTCACAGCCATGAGCACTTCCGTGATGTGTACAAAAAGAGGCGGACTTTTCTTTACGAACCATATTCCTACTCTTACTTGCTGAATGATATCAGTGCAGGCACTGTTGCGCTCGAACCTCCGATGTTCTACAAAGGAGGGCCTTACATGATCAACTACGCTGGTGCGGCAACTCGTGTTGCGCGAGAAATCGCGAAAAGCTTCGACCCGCAGGGTGTTCATGTGGACAACCACGGTGATACTGTCACTTGGTGGGGCATGCAGCACTCGGCCGAATACAGAAGTCGTGCCACCTGCGACTTAGGCGAAGGAGCACCCGCGACAATGGGTGTTTTTCCGGTGATACCCGCAATCGAAGCATCTTACGCTGCGTATAAGAGGGTGCTCTCAAAACTGTGGGACCTAGAAGGCAAGCGCACAGACCTCAGGATTTCGGGACTGGAGAGATACGATGATGACATGTTGTTCTTCCTAACTTACTGCTACGCATTGTGCTCCAAAAAAGGTGACACGATGGGAAAAGCAGAGTGCAATGTACCACTGAAGCACTTCGATCAGTTCGGCGAAGCCTTCCGCTGTTCTCAAGGCTCACCAATGAGAGCCGCGGAAAAatgcactttcttttcttcttga
- the LOC135899990 gene encoding neprilysin-1-like isoform X8, translating into MHHLKLKSTYDNEVNKQTIKILQGSTTAGVEHDWQLVQAEPKHSTVRLWIAAAVLVAVVVTCASVYLLFFRKHLMPYVQCKSKPCLDHAERLLASIDTSVNPCHDFYAFTCGRWQSSSPHKSVQDVMNEKATQEEIEEVSTDLWNVGKPSRLYQKCLNPEPSDIAANIVALEEIMANLFLTWPMENPQPTDSHPLDVMVELAFKWDINFIFSMEAARTSAIGGILVFRRVYSSAAWVDRFEKSMSAEQYKDIVKAHLNYLSANMTNANCTLLQLLENSFIEARLHKAHTGPKWFIMDKIDLETQSFKPGIWLQYLELHSEDMGYKWSSHDSVLLEDADILSDVEKLFKKHTHVELLTGIAWMFIQSHLWAVVGKPKLMFESDVEKKCKYACLEYVNLRLGISLSAEHLNQRYPTKEARHEISSFLLSVKSEFITLMKNSSWIDVLSKHTAEQKITSMNLNLLPAEQFFDPAKRLLLYQHFPLMNDSGFFGSWLQASRIYQKLHSHEHFRDVYKKRRTFLYEPYSYSYLLNDISAGTVALEPPMFYKGGPYMINYAGAATRVAREIAKSFDPQGVHVDNHGDTVTWWGMQHSAEYRSRATCDLGEGAPATMGVFPVIPAIEASYAAYKRVLSKLWDLEGKRTDLRISGLERYDDDMLFFLTYCYALCSKKGDTMGKAECNVPLKHFDQFGEAFRCSQGSPMRAAEKCTFFSS; encoded by the exons ATGCATCACTTGAAGCTGAAATCCACATATGACAACGAGGTGAACAAACAAACTATAAAAATC CTCCAAGGGAGCACTACGGCTGGAGTCGAGCATGACTGGCAGCTGGTCCAGGCAGAACCGAAGCACAGTACAGTGCGGCTGTGGATAGCAGCCGCCGTGTTAGTGGCCGTGGTGGTGACTTGTGCCTCCGTCTACTTGCTGTTCTTCAGAAAGCACCTGATGCCATACGTACAGTGCAAGTCAAAGCCCTGCCTCGATCACGCCGAGAGACTTCTCGCGTCGATAGACACCAGCGTGAATCCCTGCCACGACTTTTACGCATTCACCTGTGGCCGTTGGCAGAGCTCTTCTCCCCACAAATCAGTTCAAGACGTCATGAACGAAAAGGCAACACAAGAAGAGATCGAGGAGGTAAGCACTGATCTATGGAATGTTGGGAAACCCAGCCgtctctaccagaaatgtttgaATCCAGAGCCAAGCGACATCGCAGCCAACATTGTTGCGCTCGAAGAGATCATGGCAAACTTGTTTCTGACATGGCCTATGGAAAACCCTCAGCCTACGGACTCGCATCCTTTAGACGTGATGGTTGAACTGGCCTTTAAGTGGGACATCAACTTTATATTCAGTATGGAAGCCGCACGCACGAGTGCCATCGGCGGCATCTTGGTTTTTCGGAGGGTGTACAGTAGCGCCGCTTGGGTTGATCGCTTCGAGAAGTCTATGAGCGCAGAGCAGTACAAGGACATTGTCAAGGCGCACTTGAATTACCTCAGTGCTAATATGACTAATGCAAATTGCACACTCCTGCAGTTGTTAGAAAATTCATTCATTGAAGCTAGACTCCACAAAGCACACACAGGGCCAAAGTGGTTCATTATGGACAAGATTGATCTCGAGACACAGTCATTCAAACCGGGAATTTGGTTACAATATCTCGAACTTCACTCTGAAGACATGGGCTACAAGTGGTCTTCCCATGACTCGGTACTACTAGAAGACGCTGATATACTGTCAGATGTTGAGAAATTGTTTAAGAAGCACACTCACGTGGAGCTTCTAACTGGCATTGCCTGGATGTTCATACAGTCGCACCTGTGGGCTGTCGTTGGGAAACCGAAATTGATGTTCGAAAGTGACGTAGAAAAGAAGTGTAAGTACGCCTGTCTGGAATACGTAAATTTACGCTTAGGGATTAGCTTATCTGCTGAGCATTTGAATCAGCGCTACCCGACGAAAGAAGCCCGCCACGAGATATCGAGCTTCCTGCTCAGCGTTAAGAGCGAGTTCATAACGCTGATGAAAAACAGCTCGTGGATAGACGTGCTGAGCAAGCATACAGCCGAACAAAAGATAACTTCGATGAATCTGAATTTATTACCAGCTGAGCAATTTTTTGATCCTGCAAAGCGCCTTCTTCTTTACCAGCACTTCCCGTTAATGAATGATTCGGGTTTCTTTGGGAGCTGGCTGCAGGCTTCTAGGATTTACCAGAAACTTCACAGCCATGAGCACTTCCGTGATGTGTACAAAAAGAGGCGGACTTTTCTTTACGAACCATATTCCTACTCTTACTTGCTGAATGATATCAGTGCAGGCACTGTTGCGCTCGAACCTCCGATGTTCTACAAAGGAGGGCCTTACATGATCAACTACGCTGGTGCGGCAACTCGTGTTGCGCGAGAAATCGCGAAAAGCTTCGACCCGCAGGGTGTTCATGTGGACAACCACGGTGATACTGTCACTTGGTGGGGCATGCAGCACTCGGCCGAATACAGAAGTCGTGCCACCTGCGACTTAGGCGAAGGAGCACCCGCGACAATGGGTGTTTTTCCGGTGATACCCGCAATCGAAGCATCTTACGCTGCGTATAAGAGGGTGCTCTCAAAACTGTGGGACCTAGAAGGCAAGCGCACAGACCTCAGGATTTCGGGACTGGAGAGATACGATGATGACATGTTGTTCTTCCTAACTTACTGCTACGCATTGTGCTCCAAAAAAGGTGACACGATGGGAAAAGCAGAGTGCAATGTACCACTGAAGCACTTCGATCAGTTCGGCGAAGCCTTCCGCTGTTCTCAAGGCTCACCAATGAGAGCCGCGGAAAAatgcactttcttttcttcttga
- the LOC135899990 gene encoding neprilysin-1-like isoform X7 — MAQGDGQNLQSRPYVPGYMACSSVPCGADKASLQGIQAGVICCHLRLQLTIEKAGKPLRTRTPSMHHLKLKSTYDNEVNKQTIKILQGSTTAGVEHDWQLVQAEPKHSTVRLWIAAAVLVAVVVTCASVYLLFFRKHLMPYVQCKSKPCLDHAERLLASIDTSVNPCHDFYAFTCGRWQSSSPHKSVQDVMNEKATQEEIEEVSTDLWNVGKPSRLYQKCLNPEPSDIAANIVALEEIMANLFLTWPMENPQPTDSHPLDVMVELAFKWDINFIFSMEAARTSAIGGILVFRRVYSSAAWVDRFEKSMSAEQYKDIVKAHLNYLSANMTNANCTLLQLLENSFIEARLHKAHTGPKWFIMDKIDLETQSFKPGIWLQYLELHSEDMGYKWSSHDSVLLEDADILSDVEKLFKKHTHVELLTGIAWMFIQSHLWAVVGKPKLMFESDVEKKCKYACLEYVNLRLGISLSAEHLNQRYPTKEARHEISSFLLSVKSEFITLMKNSSWIDVLSKHTAEQKITSMNLNLLPAEQFFDPAKRLLLYQHFPLMNDSGFFGSWLQASRIYQKLHSHEHFRDVYKKRRTFLYEPYSYSYLLNDISAGTVALEPPMFYKGGPYMINYAGAATRVAREIAKSFDPQGVHVDNHGDTVTWWGMQHSAEYRSRATCDLGEGAPATMGVFPVIPAIEASYAAYKRVLSKLWDLEGKRTDLRISGLERYDDDMLFFLTYCYALCSKKGDTMGKAECNVPLKHFDQFGEAFRCSQGSPMRAAEKCTFFSS; from the exons ACGATCGAGAAAGCGGGCAAGCCCCTTCGCACTCGAACACCATCCATGCATCACTTGAAGCTGAAATCCACATATGACAACGAGGTGAACAAACAAACTATAAAAATC CTCCAAGGGAGCACTACGGCTGGAGTCGAGCATGACTGGCAGCTGGTCCAGGCAGAACCGAAGCACAGTACAGTGCGGCTGTGGATAGCAGCCGCCGTGTTAGTGGCCGTGGTGGTGACTTGTGCCTCCGTCTACTTGCTGTTCTTCAGAAAGCACCTGATGCCATACGTACAGTGCAAGTCAAAGCCCTGCCTCGATCACGCCGAGAGACTTCTCGCGTCGATAGACACCAGCGTGAATCCCTGCCACGACTTTTACGCATTCACCTGTGGCCGTTGGCAGAGCTCTTCTCCCCACAAATCAGTTCAAGACGTCATGAACGAAAAGGCAACACAAGAAGAGATCGAGGAGGTAAGCACTGATCTATGGAATGTTGGGAAACCCAGCCgtctctaccagaaatgtttgaATCCAGAGCCAAGCGACATCGCAGCCAACATTGTTGCGCTCGAAGAGATCATGGCAAACTTGTTTCTGACATGGCCTATGGAAAACCCTCAGCCTACGGACTCGCATCCTTTAGACGTGATGGTTGAACTGGCCTTTAAGTGGGACATCAACTTTATATTCAGTATGGAAGCCGCACGCACGAGTGCCATCGGCGGCATCTTGGTTTTTCGGAGGGTGTACAGTAGCGCCGCTTGGGTTGATCGCTTCGAGAAGTCTATGAGCGCAGAGCAGTACAAGGACATTGTCAAGGCGCACTTGAATTACCTCAGTGCTAATATGACTAATGCAAATTGCACACTCCTGCAGTTGTTAGAAAATTCATTCATTGAAGCTAGACTCCACAAAGCACACACAGGGCCAAAGTGGTTCATTATGGACAAGATTGATCTCGAGACACAGTCATTCAAACCGGGAATTTGGTTACAATATCTCGAACTTCACTCTGAAGACATGGGCTACAAGTGGTCTTCCCATGACTCGGTACTACTAGAAGACGCTGATATACTGTCAGATGTTGAGAAATTGTTTAAGAAGCACACTCACGTGGAGCTTCTAACTGGCATTGCCTGGATGTTCATACAGTCGCACCTGTGGGCTGTCGTTGGGAAACCGAAATTGATGTTCGAAAGTGACGTAGAAAAGAAGTGTAAGTACGCCTGTCTGGAATACGTAAATTTACGCTTAGGGATTAGCTTATCTGCTGAGCATTTGAATCAGCGCTACCCGACGAAAGAAGCCCGCCACGAGATATCGAGCTTCCTGCTCAGCGTTAAGAGCGAGTTCATAACGCTGATGAAAAACAGCTCGTGGATAGACGTGCTGAGCAAGCATACAGCCGAACAAAAGATAACTTCGATGAATCTGAATTTATTACCAGCTGAGCAATTTTTTGATCCTGCAAAGCGCCTTCTTCTTTACCAGCACTTCCCGTTAATGAATGATTCGGGTTTCTTTGGGAGCTGGCTGCAGGCTTCTAGGATTTACCAGAAACTTCACAGCCATGAGCACTTCCGTGATGTGTACAAAAAGAGGCGGACTTTTCTTTACGAACCATATTCCTACTCTTACTTGCTGAATGATATCAGTGCAGGCACTGTTGCGCTCGAACCTCCGATGTTCTACAAAGGAGGGCCTTACATGATCAACTACGCTGGTGCGGCAACTCGTGTTGCGCGAGAAATCGCGAAAAGCTTCGACCCGCAGGGTGTTCATGTGGACAACCACGGTGATACTGTCACTTGGTGGGGCATGCAGCACTCGGCCGAATACAGAAGTCGTGCCACCTGCGACTTAGGCGAAGGAGCACCCGCGACAATGGGTGTTTTTCCGGTGATACCCGCAATCGAAGCATCTTACGCTGCGTATAAGAGGGTGCTCTCAAAACTGTGGGACCTAGAAGGCAAGCGCACAGACCTCAGGATTTCGGGACTGGAGAGATACGATGATGACATGTTGTTCTTCCTAACTTACTGCTACGCATTGTGCTCCAAAAAAGGTGACACGATGGGAAAAGCAGAGTGCAATGTACCACTGAAGCACTTCGATCAGTTCGGCGAAGCCTTCCGCTGTTCTCAAGGCTCACCAATGAGAGCCGCGGAAAAatgcactttcttttcttcttga
- the LOC135899990 gene encoding neprilysin-1-like isoform X5, which produces MRVSVLIPAFSCTSAAPFTAHKEGLPDGADKASLQGIQAGVICCHLRLQLTIEKAGKPLRTRTPSMHHLKLKSTYDNEVNKQTIKILQGSTTAGVEHDWQLVQAEPKHSTVRLWIAAAVLVAVVVTCASVYLLFFRKHLMPYVQCKSKPCLDHAERLLASIDTSVNPCHDFYAFTCGRWQSSSPHKSVQDVMNEKATQEEIEEVSTDLWNVGKPSRLYQKCLNPEPSDIAANIVALEEIMANLFLTWPMENPQPTDSHPLDVMVELAFKWDINFIFSMEAARTSAIGGILVFRRVYSSAAWVDRFEKSMSAEQYKDIVKAHLNYLSANMTNANCTLLQLLENSFIEARLHKAHTGPKWFIMDKIDLETQSFKPGIWLQYLELHSEDMGYKWSSHDSVLLEDADILSDVEKLFKKHTHVELLTGIAWMFIQSHLWAVVGKPKLMFESDVEKKCKYACLEYVNLRLGISLSAEHLNQRYPTKEARHEISSFLLSVKSEFITLMKNSSWIDVLSKHTAEQKITSMNLNLLPAEQFFDPAKRLLLYQHFPLMNDSGFFGSWLQASRIYQKLHSHEHFRDVYKKRRTFLYEPYSYSYLLNDISAGTVALEPPMFYKGGPYMINYAGAATRVAREIAKSFDPQGVHVDNHGDTVTWWGMQHSAEYRSRATCDLGEGAPATMGVFPVIPAIEASYAAYKRVLSKLWDLEGKRTDLRISGLERYDDDMLFFLTYCYALCSKKGDTMGKAECNVPLKHFDQFGEAFRCSQGSPMRAAEKCTFFSS; this is translated from the exons ACGATCGAGAAAGCGGGCAAGCCCCTTCGCACTCGAACACCATCCATGCATCACTTGAAGCTGAAATCCACATATGACAACGAGGTGAACAAACAAACTATAAAAATC CTCCAAGGGAGCACTACGGCTGGAGTCGAGCATGACTGGCAGCTGGTCCAGGCAGAACCGAAGCACAGTACAGTGCGGCTGTGGATAGCAGCCGCCGTGTTAGTGGCCGTGGTGGTGACTTGTGCCTCCGTCTACTTGCTGTTCTTCAGAAAGCACCTGATGCCATACGTACAGTGCAAGTCAAAGCCCTGCCTCGATCACGCCGAGAGACTTCTCGCGTCGATAGACACCAGCGTGAATCCCTGCCACGACTTTTACGCATTCACCTGTGGCCGTTGGCAGAGCTCTTCTCCCCACAAATCAGTTCAAGACGTCATGAACGAAAAGGCAACACAAGAAGAGATCGAGGAGGTAAGCACTGATCTATGGAATGTTGGGAAACCCAGCCgtctctaccagaaatgtttgaATCCAGAGCCAAGCGACATCGCAGCCAACATTGTTGCGCTCGAAGAGATCATGGCAAACTTGTTTCTGACATGGCCTATGGAAAACCCTCAGCCTACGGACTCGCATCCTTTAGACGTGATGGTTGAACTGGCCTTTAAGTGGGACATCAACTTTATATTCAGTATGGAAGCCGCACGCACGAGTGCCATCGGCGGCATCTTGGTTTTTCGGAGGGTGTACAGTAGCGCCGCTTGGGTTGATCGCTTCGAGAAGTCTATGAGCGCAGAGCAGTACAAGGACATTGTCAAGGCGCACTTGAATTACCTCAGTGCTAATATGACTAATGCAAATTGCACACTCCTGCAGTTGTTAGAAAATTCATTCATTGAAGCTAGACTCCACAAAGCACACACAGGGCCAAAGTGGTTCATTATGGACAAGATTGATCTCGAGACACAGTCATTCAAACCGGGAATTTGGTTACAATATCTCGAACTTCACTCTGAAGACATGGGCTACAAGTGGTCTTCCCATGACTCGGTACTACTAGAAGACGCTGATATACTGTCAGATGTTGAGAAATTGTTTAAGAAGCACACTCACGTGGAGCTTCTAACTGGCATTGCCTGGATGTTCATACAGTCGCACCTGTGGGCTGTCGTTGGGAAACCGAAATTGATGTTCGAAAGTGACGTAGAAAAGAAGTGTAAGTACGCCTGTCTGGAATACGTAAATTTACGCTTAGGGATTAGCTTATCTGCTGAGCATTTGAATCAGCGCTACCCGACGAAAGAAGCCCGCCACGAGATATCGAGCTTCCTGCTCAGCGTTAAGAGCGAGTTCATAACGCTGATGAAAAACAGCTCGTGGATAGACGTGCTGAGCAAGCATACAGCCGAACAAAAGATAACTTCGATGAATCTGAATTTATTACCAGCTGAGCAATTTTTTGATCCTGCAAAGCGCCTTCTTCTTTACCAGCACTTCCCGTTAATGAATGATTCGGGTTTCTTTGGGAGCTGGCTGCAGGCTTCTAGGATTTACCAGAAACTTCACAGCCATGAGCACTTCCGTGATGTGTACAAAAAGAGGCGGACTTTTCTTTACGAACCATATTCCTACTCTTACTTGCTGAATGATATCAGTGCAGGCACTGTTGCGCTCGAACCTCCGATGTTCTACAAAGGAGGGCCTTACATGATCAACTACGCTGGTGCGGCAACTCGTGTTGCGCGAGAAATCGCGAAAAGCTTCGACCCGCAGGGTGTTCATGTGGACAACCACGGTGATACTGTCACTTGGTGGGGCATGCAGCACTCGGCCGAATACAGAAGTCGTGCCACCTGCGACTTAGGCGAAGGAGCACCCGCGACAATGGGTGTTTTTCCGGTGATACCCGCAATCGAAGCATCTTACGCTGCGTATAAGAGGGTGCTCTCAAAACTGTGGGACCTAGAAGGCAAGCGCACAGACCTCAGGATTTCGGGACTGGAGAGATACGATGATGACATGTTGTTCTTCCTAACTTACTGCTACGCATTGTGCTCCAAAAAAGGTGACACGATGGGAAAAGCAGAGTGCAATGTACCACTGAAGCACTTCGATCAGTTCGGCGAAGCCTTCCGCTGTTCTCAAGGCTCACCAATGAGAGCCGCGGAAAAatgcactttcttttcttcttga